One Sphaerisporangium krabiense DNA segment encodes these proteins:
- a CDS encoding N,N-dimethylformamidase beta subunit family domain-containing protein, protein MESSTAKIQARFDERRAGLLRSLITEDLIKDWTRDPHAGDREPLSWVLRFLGRRPPAERVTVYESVPGREWRLARQPARRGDRYRLADRRRFTDLAEAREACLRRELHEVFGWGEPPADAADGPELTVDGPVLLGYADRISAAPGDPIAFMVSAEGVEEYTTELVRLRHVDDNPAGPGVRVETVPDVWQGRHRGRTQTTRLGSHIAVPDPGGVTAGGDGFAVVACVYPTFVTGGRQTIVARWSDGDGPRGYALGLDEAGRLTLWLGDGVRETATRIETPLGLHLWHGVGASHDPATGAVVLVACPLVNSVNSRLSPAVVDDRPQVAEGRAEAAFTPATGGELLFAALTPDAGHYNGKIESPALWSRPLDRDALAAAVSGEPDAPLRWWFGPQDGDRAAASLTVPCAGRPELDGRLVNMPVRGVTGRHYTGETDHYAHDPRGYGAIHFHDDELADSGWEPGHELTVPDGLPSGVYALRVTAADGSCERAIPFVVRPPRGAATGDIALMLPTCTYLAYANERGLGYVPVVPPGVAFLEQRYDLGHSMYARHTDGSGVCHSSARRPILTLAPGFSIHLSPFMLATDLYIVDWLTEMGYSFDVITDHDLHAEGAELLGRYRGVISGSHPEYASGRMLDAIETYVDGGGNFAYIGGNGYYWVVSFHPELPHVMELRRGLTGTRSWQVRPGEEHHATTGERGGLWAGRNRPPQKLFGVGFSAQGGDPSGRYRVGPDHDGDLAAKLLDGVPEVFADIGLIDGGAVGNEIDRYDLALGSPPDAIVLATSEGLGDSYQFVVEELEGTNPGQGATENPRVRSDMVYFRTRGGGSVFSTGSISYSSGLSANGYDNGLSRVTRNVIDHWLAADV, encoded by the coding sequence ATGGAGTCCTCTACCGCGAAGATCCAGGCACGGTTCGACGAGCGTCGTGCCGGACTGCTCCGTTCTCTCATCACCGAAGACCTGATCAAGGACTGGACGCGCGACCCCCATGCCGGGGATCGCGAACCGCTCTCCTGGGTGCTACGGTTCCTCGGCCGAAGGCCACCGGCAGAACGCGTCACCGTCTACGAGTCCGTCCCCGGCCGGGAGTGGCGCCTGGCCCGGCAGCCCGCCCGCCGCGGCGACCGGTACCGGCTCGCCGACCGGCGCCGGTTCACCGACCTCGCCGAGGCCCGTGAGGCGTGCCTGCGCCGCGAGCTGCACGAGGTGTTCGGATGGGGGGAGCCGCCCGCGGACGCGGCCGACGGCCCGGAGCTGACCGTCGACGGCCCGGTCCTGCTCGGGTACGCCGACCGGATCAGCGCCGCGCCGGGCGACCCCATCGCGTTCATGGTCAGCGCGGAGGGCGTCGAGGAGTACACGACCGAGCTGGTGCGGCTGCGGCACGTCGACGACAACCCGGCCGGGCCCGGCGTCCGCGTCGAGACCGTCCCGGACGTGTGGCAGGGCCGCCATCGCGGCCGGACGCAGACCACCAGGCTCGGCTCGCACATCGCCGTCCCCGACCCGGGTGGCGTCACCGCGGGCGGCGACGGGTTCGCCGTCGTGGCCTGCGTCTACCCGACCTTCGTCACCGGCGGCAGGCAGACGATCGTGGCCCGCTGGAGCGACGGCGACGGCCCGCGCGGCTACGCCCTCGGCCTGGACGAGGCCGGACGGCTGACGCTGTGGCTCGGCGACGGCGTCCGCGAGACCGCGACGCGGATCGAGACCCCGCTCGGACTCCACCTCTGGCACGGCGTGGGCGCGAGCCACGACCCGGCGACCGGCGCCGTCGTGCTCGTCGCGTGCCCGCTCGTCAACAGCGTCAACAGCCGGCTCAGCCCGGCGGTCGTCGACGACCGCCCGCAGGTGGCCGAGGGGCGCGCCGAGGCCGCCTTCACGCCCGCCACCGGCGGCGAGCTGCTGTTCGCGGCGCTCACCCCGGACGCCGGGCACTACAACGGCAAGATCGAGAGCCCCGCGCTGTGGTCCCGCCCGCTCGACCGGGACGCGCTGGCCGCCGCGGTGTCCGGCGAGCCGGACGCCCCGCTGCGCTGGTGGTTCGGCCCGCAGGACGGCGACAGGGCCGCCGCCTCGCTCACCGTGCCGTGCGCCGGCCGTCCCGAGCTGGACGGGCGGCTGGTCAACATGCCGGTGCGCGGCGTGACCGGGCGGCACTACACCGGCGAGACCGACCACTACGCCCACGACCCGCGCGGCTACGGAGCGATCCACTTCCACGACGACGAGCTCGCCGACAGCGGCTGGGAGCCCGGCCACGAGCTCACCGTCCCCGACGGCCTGCCGAGCGGCGTGTACGCGCTGCGGGTGACCGCCGCCGACGGCTCCTGCGAGCGCGCGATCCCGTTCGTGGTCCGCCCCCCGCGGGGCGCCGCGACCGGCGACATCGCGCTGATGCTGCCCACCTGCACCTACCTCGCCTACGCCAACGAGCGCGGCCTCGGCTACGTGCCGGTGGTCCCGCCGGGCGTCGCCTTCCTCGAACAGCGCTACGACCTCGGCCACTCGATGTACGCCAGGCACACCGACGGCAGCGGGGTGTGCCACTCGTCCGCGCGGCGGCCGATCCTCACGCTCGCGCCGGGCTTCAGCATTCACCTGTCGCCGTTCATGCTGGCCACCGACCTGTACATCGTCGACTGGCTCACCGAGATGGGCTACTCGTTCGACGTGATCACCGACCACGACCTGCACGCGGAGGGCGCCGAGCTGCTCGGCCGCTACCGCGGGGTGATCTCCGGCTCGCACCCGGAGTACGCGTCGGGGCGGATGCTCGACGCCATCGAGACCTACGTCGACGGCGGTGGCAACTTCGCCTACATCGGCGGCAACGGCTACTACTGGGTGGTCTCCTTCCACCCCGAGCTGCCGCACGTCATGGAGCTGCGCCGCGGCCTGACCGGCACCCGCAGCTGGCAGGTCCGCCCCGGCGAGGAGCACCATGCCACCACCGGCGAGCGCGGCGGGCTGTGGGCCGGCCGCAACCGGCCGCCGCAGAAGCTGTTCGGCGTCGGGTTCAGCGCGCAGGGCGGCGACCCGTCCGGGCGCTACCGCGTCGGCCCCGACCACGACGGCGACCTGGCGGCCAAGCTGCTGGACGGCGTGCCGGAGGTCTTCGCCGACATCGGACTCATCGACGGCGGCGCCGTCGGCAACGAGATCGACCGCTACGACCTCGCGCTCGGCAGCCCGCCCGACGCGATCGTGCTCGCCACCTCAGAAGGGCTCGGCGACAGCTACCAGTTCGTGGTCGAGGAGCTCGAAGGCACCAACCCCGGGCAGGGCGCGACGGAGAACCCGCGCGTCCGCTCCGACATGGTCTACTTCCGCACCCGCGGCGGCGGGTCGGTCTTCTCCACCGGCTCGATCTCCTACAGCAGCGGGCTGTCGGCGAACGGCTACGACAACGGGCTGTCCCGGGTGACCCGCAACGTCATCGACCACTGGCTGGCCGCCGATGTCTGA
- a CDS encoding CocE/NonD family hydrolase, with translation MSESITVDRMLAVPMRDGVILRADVYRPTGQRCPALVFRTPYDRTGLGMYGTFALRAASAGYAVVMQDVRGRGASGGEFTPFVNEREDGYDSIDWIAAQPWCDGNVGMFGGSYDGVTQWQAAMSGHPALKAIAPNVTASSYHHGWVYRGGAFQLSFSLGWTLSLAAHNAARDPSVSGEIRAALVDAADRLPDTTGVLPLGDHPYLDTVAPYYREWLRHPGYDEFWERLDVSRAYPEINVAAFNMGGWYDTFLLGTLANFAGMRAHGPAAVRDRQRLLIGPWPHAGLFSGNPVGEWNFGGRATGPAIDADGMQLRWFDTWLRDGDDGIAGEPPVLLFTMGADEWRVADSWPLPGTEYEDWYLHSGGRANTLHGDGELRRDRPTFGQPPDSFVYNPRNPVPTLGGALCCNPVYTRGGVYDQRPIEARTDILVYTSEPLTEPLDVTGPVTVVLHAASTATDTDWTAKLVDVGPGGYARNLADGIIRARYRESTSEPQLLTPGEVVEYRIDLGATSNVFQPGHRIRLEVSSSNFPHFDRNPNTGQPPGTSAEMTSALQSVHHAGPYLSRLVLPVVTPESARPYRKEY, from the coding sequence ATGTCTGAGTCGATCACCGTCGACCGCATGCTCGCGGTCCCCATGCGCGACGGCGTGATCCTGCGCGCCGACGTCTACCGGCCGACCGGGCAGCGCTGCCCCGCCCTGGTCTTCCGCACCCCCTACGACCGCACCGGCCTCGGCATGTACGGCACGTTCGCGCTGCGCGCGGCCTCGGCCGGGTACGCCGTCGTCATGCAGGACGTCCGCGGGCGCGGCGCCTCCGGCGGCGAGTTCACCCCGTTCGTCAACGAACGCGAGGACGGCTACGACTCGATCGACTGGATCGCCGCCCAGCCCTGGTGCGACGGCAACGTCGGGATGTTCGGCGGCTCCTACGACGGCGTCACCCAGTGGCAGGCGGCGATGTCGGGCCACCCGGCGCTCAAGGCCATCGCGCCGAACGTCACCGCGTCGAGCTACCACCACGGCTGGGTCTACCGGGGCGGGGCCTTCCAGCTCAGCTTCAGCCTGGGCTGGACGCTCTCCCTCGCCGCCCACAACGCCGCCCGCGACCCGTCCGTCTCCGGCGAGATCCGCGCCGCGCTGGTCGACGCCGCGGACCGGCTTCCCGACACGACGGGCGTCCTCCCCCTCGGCGACCACCCGTACCTGGACACCGTCGCCCCGTACTACCGGGAATGGCTGCGCCACCCCGGCTACGACGAGTTCTGGGAACGCCTCGACGTCTCCCGCGCCTACCCCGAGATCAACGTCGCCGCGTTCAACATGGGCGGCTGGTACGACACCTTCCTCCTCGGCACGCTCGCCAACTTCGCCGGCATGCGCGCGCACGGGCCGGCCGCCGTGCGCGACCGGCAGCGGCTGCTGATCGGGCCGTGGCCGCACGCCGGCCTCTTCAGCGGCAACCCGGTCGGCGAATGGAACTTCGGCGGCCGGGCGACCGGCCCGGCCATCGACGCCGACGGCATGCAGCTCCGCTGGTTCGACACCTGGCTGCGCGACGGCGACGACGGCATCGCCGGCGAACCCCCCGTGCTGCTGTTCACCATGGGCGCCGACGAGTGGCGGGTGGCCGACTCCTGGCCGCTGCCCGGCACCGAATACGAGGACTGGTACCTGCACAGCGGCGGCCGGGCCAACACGCTGCACGGCGACGGCGAGCTCCGCCGCGACCGGCCCACCTTCGGCCAGCCCCCGGACAGCTTCGTCTACAACCCGCGCAACCCCGTCCCCACCCTCGGCGGCGCGCTGTGCTGCAACCCCGTCTACACCCGGGGCGGCGTGTACGACCAGCGTCCCATCGAGGCCCGCACCGACATCCTCGTCTACACCTCCGAGCCGCTGACCGAACCCCTCGACGTCACCGGCCCCGTCACGGTCGTGCTGCACGCCGCCAGCACGGCGACCGACACCGACTGGACCGCCAAGCTCGTCGACGTCGGCCCGGGCGGCTACGCGCGCAACCTCGCCGACGGCATCATCCGGGCACGCTACCGCGAGTCGACCAGCGAGCCGCAGTTGCTCACCCCCGGCGAGGTCGTCGAGTACCGGATCGACCTCGGCGCCACCAGCAACGTGTTCCAGCCCGGGCACCGCATCCGGCTGGAGGTGTCGAGCAGCAATTTCCCCCACTTCGACCGCAACCCCAACACCGGACAGCCCCCCGGCACGTCCGCCGAGATGACCAGCGCCCTGCAGAGCGTCCACCACGCCGGCCCGTACCTGTCCCGGCTCGTCCTGCCGGTCGTCACGCCCGAGTCGGCGCGCCCCTACCGCAAGGAGTACTGA
- a CDS encoding aldo/keto reductase: MRTRELGRTGMAITTVGFGSWAVGGPGLMGWGTQSDDESIAAVHHAVARGVNWIDTAAVYGFGHAEEVVGRALAALPAADRPLVFTKCGLVWDENGVESNNLTPESIRRECDASLRRLGVDHIDLYQIHDPDPNGPPIEESWGAVLELVKEGKVRHAGVSNFDVELLERCEAVGHVASLQPPLSLIDRDAAADVIPWCDAHGTGVIVYSPMASGLLSGSFTAERAAALPDDDWRSRSAQFRAPALERNLALQDALRPLARRYGVSVATIAIAWTTACPGVTAAIVGARTPGQVDGWLDACDLHLTADDLAEITTALHSTGAGHGPIEAALS, from the coding sequence ATGCGCACCCGCGAGCTGGGCCGCACCGGCATGGCGATCACCACCGTCGGCTTCGGAAGCTGGGCCGTCGGCGGCCCCGGTCTGATGGGCTGGGGCACGCAGTCCGACGACGAGTCGATCGCCGCCGTCCACCACGCCGTCGCCCGCGGCGTCAACTGGATCGACACCGCCGCCGTCTACGGGTTCGGGCACGCCGAGGAGGTGGTCGGCCGGGCCCTCGCCGCCCTGCCCGCCGCCGACCGGCCCCTGGTGTTCACCAAGTGCGGCCTGGTCTGGGACGAGAACGGCGTCGAGAGCAACAACCTCACCCCCGAGTCGATCAGGCGCGAGTGCGACGCCTCGCTGCGCCGCCTCGGCGTCGACCACATCGACCTCTACCAGATCCACGACCCCGACCCGAACGGGCCGCCGATCGAGGAGTCCTGGGGCGCCGTCCTCGAGCTCGTCAAGGAAGGAAAGGTCCGGCACGCCGGCGTGTCCAACTTCGACGTCGAGCTGCTGGAACGCTGCGAGGCCGTCGGGCACGTCGCGTCCCTGCAGCCGCCCCTGTCGCTCATCGACAGGGACGCCGCCGCGGACGTCATCCCCTGGTGCGACGCGCACGGCACCGGCGTGATCGTCTACAGCCCGATGGCGTCCGGGCTGCTGTCCGGCTCCTTCACCGCCGAACGGGCCGCGGCGCTGCCGGACGACGACTGGCGCTCCCGCTCCGCCCAGTTCCGCGCGCCCGCGCTGGAACGCAACCTCGCCCTGCAGGACGCGCTGCGCCCGCTCGCCCGGCGGTACGGCGTCTCCGTCGCGACCATCGCCATCGCCTGGACCACCGCCTGCCCCGGAGTCACCGCGGCGATCGTCGGCGCCCGTACCCCCGGCCAGGTCGACGGGTGGCTGGACGCCTGCGACCTGCACCTCACCGCCGACGACCTGGCGGAGATCACCACCGCGCTCCACTCCACCGGCGCGGGACACGGCCCGATCGAGGCCGCGCTCTCCTAG
- a CDS encoding GDSL-type esterase/lipase family protein — translation MTWTAGFRTAVISPYERIQLTEPRGFADQTVRQVLHMAGGGERLRVRLTNRYGRTPLTIGAASAATEHGQAALTFDGARRLVIPPGEEAVGDPIDLPVAPGADLRLSLYLPDETGLATYSHMPMETAHIVRGDHVTFRVLPDAEQVEARFYVTGVDVPAVEDTVIAVAFGDSWFEGVGSTTGANNRSVDFLNRRLKRGWVVNQGIAGNRLLRDEVGEHALARFDRDVLSIPGLTHVLVHFGINDLGLPGMSGEPPATSDALIEGFKALARRAHEADLKILAGTIGPFAGAVYPGVSTPEGLAARREVNDWIRTTGTFDAVFDVARAVENPEAPDHIHPTLDSGDGMHLNDKGAEALANAVDLETLAL, via the coding sequence ATGACGTGGACAGCCGGCTTCCGCACCGCGGTGATCAGTCCCTATGAGCGGATCCAGCTCACCGAACCGCGCGGCTTCGCCGACCAGACGGTGCGCCAGGTGCTCCACATGGCCGGCGGCGGGGAACGCCTTCGCGTACGCCTGACGAACCGTTACGGCCGCACCCCCTTGACCATCGGCGCCGCGAGTGCCGCCACCGAGCACGGGCAGGCCGCCCTCACCTTCGACGGCGCCCGTCGCCTCGTCATCCCGCCGGGAGAGGAGGCCGTCGGCGACCCGATCGATCTGCCCGTCGCCCCCGGCGCCGACCTGCGCCTCAGCCTCTACCTTCCTGACGAGACAGGCTTGGCCACCTACTCCCACATGCCCATGGAGACCGCTCACATAGTCCGCGGTGACCATGTCACGTTCCGCGTGCTCCCCGACGCCGAGCAGGTGGAAGCGAGGTTCTACGTCACGGGTGTCGACGTGCCCGCCGTGGAGGACACCGTGATCGCCGTCGCGTTCGGGGACTCCTGGTTCGAAGGGGTGGGCTCCACGACCGGCGCGAACAACCGCTCGGTGGACTTCCTCAACCGGCGCCTCAAGCGGGGATGGGTCGTGAACCAGGGCATCGCCGGGAACCGCCTTCTGCGGGACGAGGTCGGCGAGCACGCGCTGGCGCGCTTCGACCGCGACGTTCTCTCGATCCCCGGCCTCACCCATGTCCTGGTGCACTTCGGCATCAACGACCTCGGCCTCCCCGGCATGTCCGGCGAGCCTCCCGCCACCTCCGACGCCCTCATCGAGGGCTTCAAGGCCCTGGCCCGCCGCGCCCACGAAGCGGACCTGAAGATCCTCGCAGGCACCATCGGCCCCTTCGCCGGCGCCGTCTACCCCGGGGTCAGCACCCCCGAGGGCCTCGCCGCCCGACGCGAGGTGAACGACTGGATCCGTACCACCGGCACCTTCGACGCCGTCTTCGACGTGGCCCGGGCCGTCGAGAACCCCGAAGCCCCCGACCACATCCACCCCACCCTGGACAGCGGCGACGGCATGCACCTCAACGACAAGGGCGCCGAGGCCCTGGCCAACGCCGTAGACCTGGAAACCCTCGCCCTGTAG
- a CDS encoding winged helix-turn-helix transcriptional regulator gives MPTRTMAQKRAQAKSDYDAFLAQCPSRQLLDRISDKWVALILAALGSDGPQRSAGDCAGTPRSMRYSELSRRLAGVSQKMLTQTLRSLERDGLVTRTVTPTVPITVTYELTDLGLSLHHVIRGIKNWAEAHMDEVLANREKYDTHTT, from the coding sequence ATGCCGACGAGGACGATGGCCCAGAAGCGGGCACAAGCGAAGTCCGACTACGACGCCTTCCTGGCACAGTGCCCGAGCCGCCAGTTGCTCGACCGGATCTCCGACAAGTGGGTCGCGCTGATCCTGGCCGCGCTCGGCAGCGACGGCCCGCAGCGATCCGCGGGCGACTGCGCCGGCACGCCCCGGTCGATGCGCTACTCCGAACTGTCCCGCCGGCTGGCCGGGGTCAGCCAGAAGATGCTCACCCAGACGCTCCGGTCCCTGGAGCGCGACGGCCTGGTCACCCGCACCGTGACGCCGACCGTCCCGATCACCGTCACCTACGAGCTGACCGACCTCGGCCTCTCCCTCCACCACGTGATACGCGGCATCAAGAACTGGGCCGAGGCGCACATGGACGAAGTGCTCGCCAACCGCGAGAAGTACGACACCCACACCACGTGA
- a CDS encoding ABC transporter permease — translation MLWLTWRQHRAQIAVTFGLLAVLGVMLLVTGLQAADYAARHAPPGCPGPAPVCQAVNAALRDWYDPMYMAFGLLPLAGPALVGAFWGAPLLGREYERGTNKLAWTQSLPLGRWLGFKIATLAGLLVAGGLASAAMISAWTSVFRGAVYGSALSNPGEFNMVGVAPAAWWLFAFAVGTLAGTLFRRTLVAMAVTIAVLMLTFPLLFFAQKDFAAPVRLVTADRDQPLDQGGLFVKENWVDPAGRELTAPPVGVCAAPEGVDMRSGRAQLEMDGCLLDHGYRVALYYHPANRFWRFQWTEAAILTAGAAALTSLAIARTSRRRI, via the coding sequence ATGCTGTGGCTGACGTGGAGGCAGCACCGGGCGCAGATCGCCGTGACGTTCGGCCTGCTGGCCGTGCTGGGTGTCATGCTCCTGGTCACCGGCCTGCAGGCGGCGGACTACGCGGCCCGGCACGCCCCGCCGGGGTGCCCGGGGCCGGCGCCGGTCTGCCAGGCCGTCAACGCGGCGCTGCGCGACTGGTACGACCCGATGTACATGGCGTTCGGGCTGCTCCCCCTGGCCGGGCCCGCGCTGGTCGGCGCGTTCTGGGGCGCGCCTCTGCTGGGCCGGGAGTACGAGCGGGGCACCAACAAGCTGGCCTGGACGCAGTCGCTCCCGCTCGGGCGCTGGCTCGGGTTCAAGATCGCGACGCTCGCCGGTCTGCTCGTCGCCGGCGGCCTGGCGTCCGCGGCGATGATCAGTGCGTGGACCTCGGTCTTCCGCGGCGCCGTGTACGGCTCGGCGCTCTCCAACCCCGGAGAGTTCAACATGGTCGGGGTCGCGCCCGCCGCGTGGTGGCTGTTCGCCTTCGCGGTGGGGACGCTCGCGGGCACGCTGTTCCGCCGGACGCTGGTCGCGATGGCGGTGACGATCGCCGTGCTCATGCTGACGTTCCCGCTCCTGTTCTTCGCGCAGAAGGACTTCGCCGCGCCGGTCCGGCTGGTCACCGCCGACCGGGATCAGCCCCTCGACCAGGGCGGCCTGTTCGTGAAGGAGAACTGGGTGGACCCGGCGGGCCGCGAGCTCACGGCCCCTCCGGTCGGCGTCTGCGCGGCCCCAGAGGGCGTGGACATGCGCAGCGGCCGGGCGCAACTCGAGATGGACGGCTGCCTGCTGGACCACGGCTACCGGGTCGCCCTGTACTACCATCCCGCGAACCGTTTCTGGCGCTTCCAGTGGACCGAAGCCGCGATCCTGACCGCGGGAGCCGCGGCTCTGACGTCCCTCGCCATCGCCCGCACCTCCCGCCGCCGCATCTGA
- a CDS encoding ABC transporter ATP-binding protein: MTANSVAAQSAVTDGGAVLRASGLGKRYRGVWALRDCSLSIPAGRVVALVGPNGAGKTTLIHMIVGLLAPTEGEVRVFGAATGRDRVAFVAQDKPLYNGFSVAETLRFGRTLNPGWDDAMARRRLADLDIPLRRKVGALSGGQRTQVALTIALAKRPDLLVLDEPLADLDPLARHDVTRGLMAAVAEHGTTVLFSSHVVSDLEGTCDWLVMLNRGRVQVSGDLDDLVASHRLLTGPAEAADEIAARLPVVARTMSGRQASLLVRDPAPPIDPRWSSHAIGLNDLIVTYLRDPRAGAPRDLSAVPAE; the protein is encoded by the coding sequence GTGACGGCGAACAGCGTGGCGGCGCAGAGCGCCGTCACGGACGGCGGGGCGGTGTTGCGGGCGTCCGGGCTGGGGAAACGGTACAGAGGGGTGTGGGCGCTGCGGGACTGCTCGCTCTCGATCCCTGCGGGCCGGGTGGTCGCGCTGGTCGGTCCGAACGGCGCGGGCAAGACCACGCTGATCCACATGATCGTCGGCCTTCTCGCGCCCACCGAGGGAGAGGTGCGGGTCTTCGGCGCCGCGACCGGCCGCGACCGGGTGGCCTTCGTGGCGCAGGACAAACCGCTGTACAACGGCTTCAGCGTCGCCGAGACCCTGCGGTTCGGCCGCACCCTCAACCCCGGATGGGACGACGCCATGGCCCGGCGACGGCTCGCCGACCTCGACATTCCCCTGCGACGCAAGGTCGGCGCGCTCTCCGGCGGGCAGCGGACGCAGGTCGCCCTGACGATCGCTCTGGCCAAGCGGCCGGACCTGCTCGTGCTCGACGAGCCGCTCGCCGACCTCGACCCACTGGCGCGGCACGACGTGACCCGGGGTCTCATGGCGGCGGTCGCCGAACACGGCACCACCGTCCTGTTCTCCTCCCACGTCGTCTCCGACCTCGAAGGCACCTGTGACTGGCTGGTCATGCTCAACCGGGGCCGGGTCCAGGTGAGCGGCGACCTCGACGACCTCGTGGCGTCGCACCGCCTGCTGACCGGGCCCGCCGAGGCGGCCGACGAGATCGCCGCGCGTCTGCCGGTCGTCGCGCGGACCATGTCGGGGCGGCAGGCGAGCCTGCTCGTGCGCGACCCGGCGCCGCCGATCGACCCACGCTGGAGTTCGCACGCGATCGGGCTGAACGACCTGATCGTCACCTATCTGCGCGACCCGCGCGCGGGCGCCCCCCGCGACCTGTCGGCCGTACCCGCCGAGTGA
- a CDS encoding GntR family transcriptional regulator produces MEFHLDRGSGVATYLQLVHQVKHALRLGILVPGDRLPTAKEVVEKLAINPNTALKAYRELEREGLVIARPGQGTFVERALGGASLAEHARLRRDLLRWVRAAREAGLDQEDVQALIASAVGEAFRDDEQAPATRKDEIA; encoded by the coding sequence ATGGAGTTTCACTTGGACCGTGGCTCGGGTGTGGCCACGTACCTGCAGCTTGTTCACCAGGTGAAACACGCCCTGCGGCTCGGGATCCTCGTCCCCGGTGACCGGCTGCCCACGGCCAAGGAGGTCGTGGAGAAGCTCGCGATCAACCCGAACACGGCGCTCAAGGCGTACCGGGAACTGGAGCGCGAGGGGCTCGTGATCGCGCGCCCTGGGCAGGGCACGTTCGTCGAGCGCGCCCTGGGCGGCGCGTCCCTGGCCGAACACGCCAGGCTTCGCCGCGACCTGCTCCGCTGGGTACGCGCGGCACGGGAGGCCGGCCTGGACCAGGAGGACGTGCAGGCCCTGATCGCCTCGGCGGTCGGCGAGGCGTTCCGCGACGACGAACAGGCGCCTGCGACCAGGAAGGACGAGATCGCGTGA
- a CDS encoding class I SAM-dependent methyltransferase: protein MLRDLLGPGAGVCLEVGCGTGVHARTVRELGWTPFGIDLSSGMLRYARGRLPVARADAERLPIRDDALPAVVAMMVHTDMPGYATVLREVARVLRPGGVFVHVGVHPCFCGGFADRTDPAAVVIRPGYTDSHWTKTSWTDQGVRNRVGAMHRPLPELLHMFLDAGLPLERFTETGAPTPTVLALRARKP from the coding sequence GTGCTCCGAGATCTCCTGGGGCCGGGTGCGGGCGTCTGCCTGGAGGTCGGCTGCGGGACCGGCGTTCACGCGCGCACGGTGCGTGAGCTGGGGTGGACTCCCTTCGGGATCGATCTGTCCTCCGGCATGCTGCGGTACGCGCGAGGCCGCTTACCGGTGGCCCGAGCGGACGCCGAGCGCCTGCCGATCCGGGACGACGCGCTTCCGGCCGTCGTCGCGATGATGGTCCACACCGACATGCCGGGGTACGCGACCGTGCTGCGGGAAGTGGCCCGGGTGCTGCGCCCCGGCGGCGTGTTCGTCCACGTGGGCGTTCACCCTTGTTTCTGCGGCGGTTTCGCCGACCGCACCGACCCCGCCGCGGTCGTGATCCGCCCCGGCTACACCGACAGCCACTGGACGAAGACCTCGTGGACCGACCAAGGCGTACGGAACAGGGTCGGCGCCATGCACCGCCCACTCCCCGAGCTGCTGCACATGTTCCTCGACGCCGGCCTGCCCCTCGAACGCTTCACCGAAACGGGCGCCCCCACCCCGACCGTGCTGGCCCTCCGGGCCCGCAAGCCCTGA
- a CDS encoding M48 family metallopeptidase — MTERIAPVKVLKAGAALVLAVLVHAFTVTLLVTGGWIIARSPGFAPAWAAGGLLVAIGALLFPRPRRLPGDVEVVEPSAAPALYGLARRVAGAVGTAPPLVVAVSDLAVGCLYARVGWRRRPALVVGLPLWLVLSARHRVTLLARTYVETERDDLLVSGALWTLARWRESLMSGKPLTRRGETHMYMATVLGAAAPRGGYEAAGTLGQILGRLLGWPVLLLERALRGLVAAPVLTDSVITRTEAMESVATAAEVAWLDGLVEGRRFVAPLQAAALRGASVAEIRRSPLVAEDAPGTPATGGPSSMLTEAASDAIDDELSPHYARAMRSFGLIW; from the coding sequence GTGACGGAGAGGATCGCCCCGGTGAAGGTGCTGAAGGCAGGGGCCGCGCTCGTTCTCGCGGTTCTGGTGCACGCGTTCACGGTGACGCTGCTCGTGACGGGCGGATGGATCATCGCCAGGAGCCCCGGCTTCGCGCCGGCCTGGGCGGCGGGCGGACTGCTCGTCGCCATCGGTGCGCTGCTCTTCCCCCGGCCGCGCCGGCTCCCAGGCGACGTGGAGGTGGTCGAGCCGTCCGCCGCGCCCGCGTTGTACGGGCTGGCGCGGCGGGTGGCCGGAGCCGTCGGAACGGCGCCGCCCCTGGTCGTCGCCGTCAGCGACCTCGCCGTCGGCTGCCTGTACGCGCGGGTGGGGTGGCGGCGCAGGCCCGCGCTGGTCGTCGGGCTGCCGCTGTGGCTGGTGCTGTCGGCACGGCACCGCGTGACGCTGCTGGCGCGGACGTACGTGGAAACGGAGAGGGACGACCTGCTGGTGAGCGGGGCACTGTGGACGCTGGCCCGGTGGCGCGAGTCGCTGATGAGCGGCAAGCCGCTGACCCGTCGCGGCGAGACGCACATGTACATGGCGACGGTGCTCGGCGCGGCCGCCCCACGCGGCGGGTACGAGGCCGCGGGAACGCTCGGCCAGATCCTCGGAAGGCTGCTGGGCTGGCCCGTCCTCCTGCTGGAGCGCGCCCTGCGCGGACTCGTCGCGGCTCCGGTCCTCACGGATTCGGTCATCACACGGACGGAGGCCATGGAGTCGGTTGCCACGGCGGCGGAGGTCGCGTGGTTGGACGGGCTGGTGGAGGGGAGGCGCTTCGTGGCGCCGCTTCAGGCGGCGGCGCTGCGCGGGGCGAGCGTCGCGGAGATCCGCCGGTCGCCGCTGGTCGCCGAGGACGCTCCCGGCACACCGGCCACCGGAGGTCCTTCCTCGATGCTCACCGAGGCCGCCTCCGACGCCATCGACGACGAACTGTCCCCGCACTACGCCCGCGCGATGCGCTCCTTCGGCCTGATCTGGTGA